A single region of the Myxococcales bacterium genome encodes:
- the thiC gene encoding phosphomethylpyrimidine synthase ThiC: MSATNGNGTNGNGNGNGKRTSLPQATDPVGDLAPIDGFPASEKIYVDAGEVAVPVRRVHLSGGEAPFDVYDTSGPTGHDLHQGLPKLRKAWIDARIAAGDDGNRTQMHYARQGMITPEMRFIAIREGLDATTGPEFVRSEVARGRAIIPANINHPESEPMIIGSKFLTKINANIGNSAVSSSIGEEVDKLRWSTKWGADTVMDLSTGDNIHETREWIVRNSPVPIGTVPIYQCLEKVNGKAEDLTIELFLETLIEQAEQGVDYFTIHAGVRLPYIPWTANRTTGIVSRGGSIMAKWCLTHHKENFLYTEFERICAVMKKYDVAFSLGDGLRPGSIADANDRAQLAELDTLGELTKIAWKHDIQVMIEGPGHVPMHKIKENVDLQMKICQEAPFYTLGPLVTDVAPGYDHITSAIGAAMIGWFGTAMLCYVTPKEHLGLPNKKDVKDGVIAYKIAAHAADLAKGHPGAQRRDDALSKARFEFRWQDQFHLSLDPDTAQDFHDETLPAPAAKGAHFCSMCGPKFCSMKITQDVRDYAASHGLAEEAALAAGLAEKAAEFTQTGQALYVDPK, encoded by the coding sequence ATGAGCGCGACCAACGGCAACGGCACCAACGGCAACGGCAACGGCAACGGCAAGCGCACCTCGCTGCCCCAGGCGACCGACCCGGTCGGCGACCTGGCCCCGATCGACGGCTTCCCGGCGTCCGAGAAGATCTACGTCGACGCCGGCGAGGTCGCGGTGCCGGTCCGGCGGGTCCACCTGAGCGGCGGCGAGGCCCCGTTCGACGTCTACGACACCTCGGGCCCGACCGGCCACGACCTGCACCAGGGCCTGCCCAAGCTGCGCAAGGCCTGGATCGACGCGCGCATCGCCGCCGGGGACGACGGCAACCGGACCCAGATGCACTACGCGCGGCAGGGGATGATCACGCCCGAGATGCGGTTCATCGCGATCCGCGAGGGCCTCGACGCGACCACCGGCCCCGAGTTCGTGCGCAGCGAGGTCGCCCGCGGCCGCGCCATCATCCCCGCCAACATCAACCACCCCGAGAGCGAGCCGATGATCATCGGCTCGAAGTTCCTCACCAAGATCAACGCGAACATCGGCAACTCGGCGGTCAGCTCGTCGATCGGCGAGGAGGTCGACAAGCTGCGCTGGTCGACCAAGTGGGGCGCCGACACGGTCATGGACCTGTCGACCGGCGACAACATCCACGAGACCCGCGAGTGGATCGTCCGCAACTCGCCGGTGCCGATCGGCACGGTGCCCATCTACCAGTGCCTCGAGAAGGTCAACGGCAAGGCCGAGGACCTGACGATCGAGCTGTTCCTCGAGACCTTGATCGAGCAGGCCGAGCAAGGCGTCGACTACTTCACGATCCACGCCGGCGTGCGCCTGCCCTACATCCCGTGGACCGCCAACCGCACGACCGGCATCGTCTCGCGCGGCGGCTCGATCATGGCCAAGTGGTGCCTGACGCACCACAAGGAGAACTTCCTCTACACCGAGTTCGAGCGCATCTGCGCGGTGATGAAGAAGTACGACGTCGCGTTCTCGCTCGGCGACGGCCTGCGGCCCGGCTCGATCGCCGACGCCAACGACCGCGCGCAGCTGGCCGAGCTCGACACGCTCGGCGAGCTGACCAAGATCGCGTGGAAGCACGACATCCAGGTGATGATCGAGGGCCCCGGCCACGTGCCGATGCACAAGATCAAGGAGAACGTCGACCTGCAGATGAAGATCTGCCAGGAGGCGCCGTTCTACACGCTCGGGCCGCTCGTGACCGACGTCGCGCCGGGCTACGACCACATCACCAGCGCGATCGGCGCGGCGATGATCGGCTGGTTCGGCACCGCGATGCTCTGCTACGTGACGCCCAAGGAGCACCTGGGCCTGCCCAACAAGAAGGACGTCAAGGACGGCGTGATCGCCTACAAGATCGCCGCCCACGCCGCCGACCTGGCCAAGGGTCACCCCGGCGCCCAGCGCCGCGACGACGCCTTGTCCAAGGCGCGGTTCGAGTTCCGCTGGCAGGACCAGTTCCACCTGTCGCTCGACCCTGACACCGCCCAGGACTTCCACGACGAGACCCTGCCGGCGCCGGCGGCCAAGGGTGCGCACTTCTGCTCCATGTGCGGCCCCAAGTTCTGCTCGATGAAGATCACCCAGGACGTCCGCGACTACGCCGCCAGCCACGGGCTGGCCGAGGAGGCGGCCCTGGCCGCGGGGCTGGCCGAGAAGGCCGCCGAGTTCACGCAGACCGGCCAGGCGCTGTACGTCGACCCCAAGTAG
- a CDS encoding TfoX/Sxy family protein yields MAYDERLAARVRALLAKGGHEVVEKTMFGGLCFMVGGHMCCGLAKEALMLRVGKDAYPDVLDLRHARPMTFTGRPLAGYVYVDPAGYKTDAALARWLERGTDFVATLPLRVARKPSRTVAAKRPRSAAQATATRRPRPVAPRRR; encoded by the coding sequence ATGGCCTATGACGAGCGCCTCGCGGCGCGGGTGCGCGCGCTGCTGGCGAAGGGCGGGCACGAGGTGGTCGAGAAGACGATGTTCGGCGGGCTGTGTTTCATGGTCGGCGGCCACATGTGCTGCGGGCTCGCCAAGGAGGCGCTGATGCTGCGGGTCGGCAAGGACGCCTACCCCGACGTCCTCGACCTGCGCCACGCCCGGCCGATGACCTTCACCGGCCGGCCGCTCGCGGGCTACGTCTACGTCGACCCGGCCGGCTACAAGACCGACGCGGCGCTGGCCCGCTGGCTCGAGCGCGGCACCGACTTCGTGGCGACCCTGCCGCTGCGCGTGGCGCGCAAGCCGAGCCGGACCGTGGCCGCGAAGCGCCCGCGCTCGGCGGCGCAGGCGACCGCGACGAGGCGCCCGCGCCCGGTGGCGCCCCGGCGCCGCTAG
- the nadA gene encoding quinolinate synthase NadA, producing the protein MSQENPAPNRLPVAGQSAPLGLSAEELEDGIRRLKAERNAVILAHYYQESDLQDLADFVGDSLQLSQAAAATQADVIAFCGVHFMAETAKILNPDKIVVVPDLEAGCSLADGCPAPAFAHWLEKYPGHTVVSYINCSAEVKALSDVICTSSNAVKIVKALGDVPIVFAPDKHLGAFVQKQADRPDLVLWQGTCIVHETFSERRLLGLMAAHPDADVIAHPECHAGILRHAHHVASTSGLIAYAKKSPKTTFIVATEAGILHKMAAEAPGKVLIPAPPEDESCACNVCPHMRRNTLEKLYLALRDLQPQVDVPEPVRVRALAPIQRMLEMSA; encoded by the coding sequence ATGTCTCAGGAAAACCCTGCCCCGAACCGCCTGCCGGTCGCCGGCCAGTCCGCACCCCTGGGCCTGTCGGCCGAGGAGCTCGAGGACGGCATCCGCCGCCTCAAGGCCGAGCGCAACGCGGTCATCCTCGCGCACTACTACCAGGAGTCGGACCTGCAAGATCTGGCCGACTTCGTCGGTGACTCGCTGCAGCTGTCCCAGGCGGCGGCCGCGACCCAGGCCGACGTGATCGCGTTCTGCGGCGTCCACTTCATGGCCGAGACCGCGAAGATCCTGAACCCCGACAAGATCGTCGTGGTGCCCGATCTCGAGGCCGGCTGCTCGCTGGCCGACGGCTGCCCGGCGCCGGCGTTCGCGCACTGGCTCGAGAAGTACCCGGGCCACACCGTGGTCAGCTACATCAACTGCTCGGCCGAGGTGAAGGCGCTGTCCGACGTGATCTGCACGTCGTCGAACGCGGTCAAGATCGTCAAGGCGCTCGGCGACGTGCCGATCGTGTTCGCGCCGGACAAGCACCTGGGCGCGTTCGTGCAGAAGCAGGCCGACCGCCCCGACCTGGTGCTGTGGCAGGGCACCTGCATCGTCCACGAGACCTTCTCCGAGCGGCGGCTGCTCGGGCTGATGGCGGCGCACCCCGACGCCGACGTGATCGCCCACCCCGAGTGCCACGCCGGCATCCTGCGCCACGCCCACCACGTGGCCTCGACCTCGGGCCTGATCGCCTACGCCAAGAAGTCGCCCAAGACCACGTTCATCGTCGCGACCGAGGCCGGCATCCTGCACAAGATGGCCGCCGAGGCGCCCGGCAAGGTGCTGATCCCGGCGCCGCCCGAGGACGAGAGCTGCGCGTGCAACGTGTGCCCGCACATGCGGCGCAACACGCTCGAGAAGCTGTACCTGGCGCTGCGCGATCTGCAGCCGCAGGTCGACGTGCCCGAGCCGGTGCGGGTGCGCGCGCTCGCGCCGATCCAGCGCATGCTCGAGATGAGCGCGTGA
- a CDS encoding DNA polymerase IV yields the protein MSAPRICCLDLDTFFVSVERLLDPSLVGQPVVVGASPGQRGVVTACSYEVRALGVRSGMAIAEAVRLAPDAIYLPTRHGVYAPYAGRVREVLALHTPSVQTASIDEFYLDFTGCERLYHRAGDVDGDATIERTLREICARIKREVGLPASVGIGVTRAIAKIASGVAKPAGVRLVRAGAERGFLAPLPVRKFPGIGPVTEERLRRAGVATLGELVALPPGPTRARFGGLVDLIAAELAGEVGAWIGRDRPAFLEHDPEGATGGSISNERTFAHDVGDRGAVERQLLALVERVCWRARGRGVRARTVTLRLRWADFVTVTRGRTLPATNHDPDVWACVRALAAAAQAERPGARVRLVGVKLSGLVVATQLELPLDAPARAPVDDAVDGVRDRFGFDAIRLGAVDGRQRWLEAEPRPRPGAGRDEVSSSGRPRRR from the coding sequence GTGTCGGCGCCACGGATCTGCTGCCTCGACCTCGACACCTTCTTCGTGTCCGTGGAGCGGCTGCTCGATCCGTCGCTGGTCGGCCAGCCGGTGGTGGTCGGCGCCAGCCCGGGCCAGCGCGGCGTGGTCACTGCGTGCAGCTACGAGGTGCGCGCGCTCGGCGTGCGGTCCGGGATGGCCATCGCCGAGGCGGTGCGCCTGGCCCCCGACGCGATCTACCTGCCCACCCGGCACGGCGTCTATGCGCCCTACGCCGGGCGGGTCCGCGAGGTGCTGGCGCTGCACACGCCGAGCGTCCAGACCGCGAGCATCGACGAGTTCTATCTCGACTTCACCGGCTGCGAGCGCCTGTACCACCGCGCCGGTGACGTCGACGGCGACGCCACGATCGAGCGCACGCTGCGCGAGATCTGCGCGCGGATCAAGCGCGAGGTCGGGCTGCCGGCGAGCGTCGGCATCGGCGTGACCCGGGCGATCGCCAAGATCGCCAGCGGCGTCGCCAAGCCGGCCGGCGTGCGGCTGGTGCGCGCCGGCGCCGAGCGCGGGTTCCTGGCGCCGCTGCCGGTGCGCAAGTTCCCGGGCATCGGGCCGGTGACCGAGGAGCGGCTGCGGCGCGCCGGCGTCGCCACGCTCGGCGAGCTGGTCGCGCTGCCGCCCGGCCCGACCCGCGCGCGCTTCGGCGGGCTCGTCGATCTGATCGCGGCCGAGCTCGCCGGGGAGGTCGGGGCGTGGATCGGGCGCGACCGGCCGGCCTTCCTCGAGCACGATCCCGAGGGCGCGACCGGCGGCAGCATCTCGAACGAGCGCACGTTCGCGCACGACGTCGGCGATCGCGGCGCGGTCGAGCGCCAGCTCCTGGCGTTGGTCGAGCGGGTGTGCTGGCGTGCGCGCGGCCGCGGCGTCCGCGCGCGCACGGTCACGCTGCGCCTGCGCTGGGCCGACTTCGTCACGGTCACCCGGGGGCGCACGCTGCCGGCCACCAACCACGACCCCGACGTCTGGGCCTGCGTGCGCGCGCTGGCCGCCGCCGCGCAGGCCGAGCGACCGGGCGCGCGCGTCCGGCTGGTCGGGGTCAAGCTGTCGGGCCTGGTGGTCGCGACCCAGCTCGAGCTGCCGCTCGACGCGCCGGCCCGGGCGCCGGTCGACGACGCCGTCGACGGCGTCCGCGATCGCTTCGGCTTCGACGCCATCCGCCTGGGCGCGGTCGACGGCCGCCAGCGCTGGCTCGAGGCCGAGCCGCGGCCGCGGCCGGGCGCCGGGCGGGACGAGGTCAGCTCGTCGGGCCGACCGCGGCGCCGGTGA
- a CDS encoding amidase, with protein sequence MPVADAGFLALSERFLRRRAPGRALTLLARTAVPALAVERMAGRAPEPGLADDDTSPLVCELDWPATAPGPLADAAVVVKDAIDLAGLTTSSGVLAGAPRADADATIVARIRAGGGRVIGKTKLTELGMDGVGALMPWPMPRNPRARGYFPGGSSTGTAVAIASGQARYGLGSDGLGSVRIPAAFCGLVGLKPGRTAWLADGYRSAVATLDVPGPLARTVADCARLWQVMAAQDVRAVAAAAPARIGVIRQLGPARACRSIQRAFARALAALDVEVVEVDVAGAGCATFLGGLIGAVELAGSSDAARPLSPAGRMNVALGRAFAPADVARLVAQRRALVDATARALERTPILAMPTTAIPPPALSRALLAGGQDLMLLRALGLYTPLANLCDLPAIAVPSGVDDRGRPLSIMFVGAAGSEDALLAIAAAVEATGVGMKAV encoded by the coding sequence ATGCCCGTCGCCGACGCAGGGTTCCTCGCGCTGTCCGAGCGGTTCTTGCGCCGCCGCGCGCCCGGCCGCGCGCTGACGCTGCTAGCCCGGACCGCGGTGCCGGCGCTGGCGGTCGAGCGCATGGCCGGGCGCGCGCCCGAGCCGGGGCTGGCCGACGACGACACCTCGCCGCTGGTGTGCGAGCTCGACTGGCCGGCGACCGCGCCCGGGCCGCTGGCCGACGCGGCGGTGGTGGTGAAGGACGCGATCGATCTGGCCGGCCTGACGACCTCGAGCGGCGTGCTGGCGGGCGCGCCGCGGGCCGACGCCGACGCCACGATCGTCGCGCGCATCCGCGCCGGCGGCGGCCGGGTGATCGGCAAGACCAAGCTGACCGAGCTAGGCATGGACGGCGTCGGCGCGCTGATGCCGTGGCCGATGCCGCGCAACCCGCGCGCGCGCGGCTACTTCCCCGGCGGCTCGTCGACCGGCACCGCGGTCGCGATCGCGTCGGGCCAGGCCCGCTACGGCCTCGGCTCCGATGGCCTCGGCAGCGTGCGCATCCCGGCGGCGTTCTGCGGGCTGGTCGGGCTCAAGCCCGGGCGCACCGCGTGGCTCGCCGACGGCTACCGCAGCGCGGTCGCGACCCTCGACGTGCCCGGCCCGCTGGCGCGCACGGTCGCTGACTGCGCCCGGCTGTGGCAGGTCATGGCCGCCCAGGACGTGCGCGCGGTCGCGGCCGCGGCGCCGGCGCGGATCGGGGTGATCCGCCAGCTCGGGCCGGCGCGCGCGTGTCGCTCGATCCAGCGCGCGTTCGCGCGGGCGCTGGCGGCGCTCGACGTCGAGGTCGTCGAGGTCGACGTGGCGGGCGCCGGCTGCGCGACGTTCCTCGGCGGGCTGATCGGCGCGGTCGAGCTGGCCGGCAGCAGCGACGCCGCGCGGCCGCTGTCGCCGGCCGGCCGCATGAACGTCGCGCTCGGCCGCGCGTTCGCGCCCGCCGACGTCGCGCGCCTGGTCGCGCAGCGGCGCGCGCTGGTCGACGCCACCGCGCGCGCGCTCGAGCGCACCCCGATCCTGGCGATGCCGACCACCGCGATCCCGCCGCCGGCGCTGTCGCGCGCGCTGCTCGCCGGCGGCCAGGACCTGATGCTCCTGCGCGCCCTCGGCCTCTACACGCCGCTCGCGAACCTGTGCGACCTGCCCGCGATCGCCGTGCCCAGCGGCGTCGACGACCGCGGCCGGCCGCTGTCGATCATGTTCGTCGGCGCCGCCGGCAGCGAGGACGCGCTCCTGGCGATCGCCGCCGCGGTCGAGGCGACCGGCGTCGGGATGAAGGCGGTGTGA
- a CDS encoding GcvT family protein, giving the protein MAEPVLPSHARVVVIGGGIIGCSVAYHLAHAGWKDVVVLERDRLTSGTTWHAAGLMVTFGSTSETSTELRKYTRDLYARLPAETGQATGLKQCGFIEVAADRDRLEEYRRVSAHNRYLGIDVQEISPREVADLFPIARTDDLLAGFYVKDDGRVDPVDVTMALAKGARQAGATIVEGVAATGVTRRGGAVTGVTTAHGTITCEYVVNCAGMWARQLGEASGVVIPNTPAEHYYLITEPVPASRPSWPVLEDPGSYGYFREEVGGLMIGLFEPVCAPWQVEGIPADFSFGSLPPDWERMGPYLEKAMARVPVSLKTGIKKFFCGPESFTPDLRPCVGEAPELRGYFVAAGLNSIGILTGGGLGRVLAHWIMTGRPDVDVTGMHVDRLQPYQSNPEYRRVRTVESLGMVYQCHYPTRSMQTARGAKRSALHDRLAARGAYFRDVSGWEGADWYAPAGVEPVSELTWGKPSWFPYWAEEHHAARAGVIVMDMSFMSKFEVAGRDAGRVLDWISANKVDGAAGVITYTQWLNEGGTLEADLTVTKLADDRFLVVASDTVPRHVQAWLARHTPADAHCHVTDVTSGYCQLNVQGPRSRELLAAVTSCDLGNAAFPFRTAREIDVGFARVLCVRITYLGELGYELYIPTEQAVHVYERLVAAGAPLGLRHAGLKALASLRLEKAYRDYGHDIDNTDAVLEVGLGFAVDLKKPGGFLGKDAVVAHKAAGPLRKRLVQLRVLDPEPLLFHAEVIWRDDRAVGYVRAGSYGHTLGGAVGLAMVDAGGAPVDAAYLASGAWTVEIAGARYPIAVSLRPMYDPDNARVKA; this is encoded by the coding sequence ATGGCCGAACCCGTGCTCCCGTCCCACGCCCGCGTCGTCGTCATCGGCGGCGGCATCATCGGCTGCTCGGTCGCGTACCACCTGGCCCACGCCGGCTGGAAGGACGTGGTCGTGCTCGAGCGCGATCGCCTGACCTCGGGCACGACCTGGCACGCGGCCGGGCTGATGGTCACGTTCGGCTCGACGTCCGAGACCTCGACCGAGCTGCGCAAGTACACCCGCGATCTGTACGCGCGCCTGCCGGCCGAGACCGGCCAGGCCACCGGGCTCAAGCAGTGCGGCTTCATCGAGGTCGCGGCCGATCGCGACCGGCTCGAGGAGTACCGCCGGGTCTCGGCGCACAACCGGTACCTGGGCATCGACGTCCAGGAGATCTCGCCGCGCGAGGTCGCCGACCTGTTCCCGATCGCGCGCACCGACGACCTGCTCGCCGGGTTCTACGTCAAGGACGACGGCCGGGTCGATCCGGTCGACGTGACGATGGCGCTGGCCAAGGGCGCGCGTCAGGCCGGCGCGACGATCGTCGAGGGCGTGGCCGCCACCGGCGTGACCCGGCGCGGCGGCGCGGTCACCGGCGTCACCACCGCCCACGGCACGATCACCTGCGAGTACGTCGTCAACTGCGCCGGCATGTGGGCGCGCCAGCTCGGCGAGGCGAGCGGCGTCGTCATCCCCAACACCCCGGCCGAGCACTACTACCTGATCACCGAGCCGGTGCCGGCATCTCGGCCGAGCTGGCCGGTGCTCGAGGACCCGGGCTCGTACGGCTACTTCCGCGAGGAGGTCGGCGGCCTGATGATCGGCCTGTTCGAGCCGGTGTGCGCGCCGTGGCAGGTCGAGGGCATCCCCGCCGACTTCTCGTTCGGCTCGCTGCCGCCCGACTGGGAGCGCATGGGCCCGTACCTCGAGAAGGCCATGGCCCGGGTGCCGGTCAGCCTCAAGACCGGCATCAAGAAGTTCTTCTGCGGCCCCGAGTCGTTCACGCCCGACCTGCGCCCGTGCGTCGGCGAGGCGCCCGAGCTGCGCGGCTACTTCGTCGCCGCCGGGCTCAACTCGATCGGCATCCTGACCGGCGGCGGCCTCGGCCGGGTCCTCGCCCACTGGATCATGACCGGCCGGCCCGACGTCGACGTCACCGGCATGCACGTCGATCGCCTGCAGCCGTACCAGTCCAACCCCGAGTACCGACGCGTGCGCACGGTCGAGTCGCTCGGCATGGTCTACCAGTGCCACTACCCGACGCGATCGATGCAGACCGCGCGCGGCGCCAAGCGCTCGGCGCTGCACGATCGCCTCGCGGCCCGCGGCGCCTACTTCCGCGACGTCAGCGGCTGGGAGGGCGCCGACTGGTACGCGCCGGCCGGCGTCGAGCCGGTGTCGGAGCTGACCTGGGGCAAGCCGAGCTGGTTCCCGTACTGGGCCGAGGAGCACCACGCCGCGCGCGCGGGCGTGATCGTCATGGACATGTCGTTCATGTCGAAGTTCGAGGTCGCCGGCCGCGACGCCGGGCGGGTGCTCGACTGGATCTCCGCCAACAAGGTCGACGGCGCCGCCGGCGTCATCACGTACACGCAGTGGCTCAACGAGGGCGGCACGCTCGAGGCCGACCTCACCGTCACCAAGCTGGCCGACGATCGCTTCCTCGTGGTCGCGTCCGACACGGTGCCCCGCCACGTCCAGGCGTGGCTCGCGCGCCACACGCCGGCCGACGCCCACTGCCACGTCACCGACGTGACCTCGGGCTACTGCCAGCTCAACGTCCAGGGGCCGCGCTCGCGCGAGCTCCTGGCCGCGGTGACCTCGTGCGATCTCGGCAACGCCGCGTTCCCGTTCCGGACCGCGCGCGAGATCGACGTCGGCTTCGCCCGGGTCCTGTGCGTGCGCATCACCTACCTGGGCGAGCTCGGCTACGAGCTCTACATCCCGACCGAGCAGGCGGTGCACGTCTACGAGCGCCTCGTCGCCGCCGGCGCGCCGCTGGGCCTGCGCCACGCCGGGCTCAAGGCGCTGGCGTCGCTGCGGCTCGAGAAGGCCTACCGCGACTACGGCCACGACATCGACAACACCGACGCGGTGCTCGAGGTCGGGCTGGGCTTCGCGGTCGATCTGAAGAAGCCGGGCGGCTTCCTCGGCAAGGACGCGGTCGTCGCGCACAAGGCCGCCGGGCCGCTGCGCAAGCGGCTGGTGCAGCTGCGCGTGCTCGATCCCGAGCCGCTCTTGTTCCACGCCGAGGTGATCTGGCGCGACGACCGCGCGGTCGGCTACGTGCGCGCCGGCTCGTACGGCCACACGCTCGGCGGTGCGGTCGGCCTGGCGATGGTCGACGCCGGCGGCGCGCCGGTCGACGCCGCGTACCTCGCCAGCGGCGCCTGGACCGTCGAGATCGCCGGCGCCCGCTACCCGATCGCGGTGTCGCTCCGGCCGATGTACGACCCCGACAACGCCCGCGTGAAGGCCTGA
- a CDS encoding diguanylate cyclase, producing MTDWDSDTNVTHETEVPSPSTTVRDRASLVVLAGPRVGTLIRLEGREIRIGRSLRAELCLDDDGVSRHHARIRASEGAIWLEDLGSRNGTFVNGVRVSGTVKLEDGDKLHVGRSSILKFTYHDALDDSFQERVVLSALRDPLTQLYNKRYFDERLDAELRFAHRHGTQLALLMIDVDHFKSVNDERGHLVGDTVLTAVATTLARAIRNEDVVARFGGEEFVVILRATALDHALPLAERLRRRVEELRVEVEGGEPMAVTISIGAAALADGIATADELVGAADRALYVAKEAGRNRVAS from the coding sequence TTGACCGACTGGGACAGCGACACCAACGTCACGCACGAGACCGAGGTGCCGAGCCCGAGCACGACGGTCCGCGATCGCGCGTCGCTGGTGGTGCTGGCCGGGCCCCGGGTCGGGACGCTGATCCGGCTCGAGGGCCGCGAGATCCGGATCGGCCGCAGCCTGCGCGCCGAGCTGTGCCTCGACGACGACGGCGTGTCGCGGCACCACGCCCGGATCCGCGCGTCCGAGGGCGCGATCTGGCTCGAGGACCTCGGCAGCCGCAACGGCACGTTCGTCAACGGCGTCCGGGTCAGCGGGACGGTCAAGCTCGAGGACGGCGACAAGCTCCACGTCGGCCGCTCGTCGATCCTGAAGTTCACCTACCACGACGCGCTCGACGACTCGTTCCAGGAGCGGGTGGTGCTGTCGGCGCTGCGCGACCCGCTGACGCAGCTGTACAACAAGCGCTACTTCGACGAGCGCCTCGACGCCGAGCTGCGGTTCGCGCACCGCCACGGCACCCAGCTGGCGCTGCTGATGATCGACGTCGACCACTTCAAGAGCGTCAACGACGAGCGCGGCCACCTGGTCGGCGACACGGTCCTGACCGCGGTCGCCACGACGCTGGCGCGCGCGATCCGCAACGAGGACGTGGTCGCGCGGTTCGGCGGCGAGGAGTTCGTCGTGATCCTGCGCGCCACCGCGCTCGATCACGCGCTGCCCCTGGCCGAGCGCCTGCGCCGCCGGGTCGAGGAGCTGCGGGTCGAGGTCGAGGGCGGCGAGCCGATGGCGGTGACGATCTCGATCGGCGCCGCCGCCCTGGCCGACGGCATCGCCACCGCCGACGAGCTGGTCGGCGCCGCCGATCGCGCGCTGTACGTAGCCAAGGAAGCCGGCCGCAACCGGGTCGCGAGCTGA
- a CDS encoding polyprenyl synthetase family protein — MTLDPRAAPERLREFLDAARARVDTELEHRLIVPAVDPGRLRAAMHYAATGPGKRLRPALVLAAAAACGGDDSSALPAAIAIELLHAYTLVHDDLPAMDDDDERRGRATVHIAFGEAIAILAGDGLLTLAFGCLAELGPRAAAAVATLAARAGAAELLAGQAIDLTLGEQPEHRPGDDRGPPRQEDRRAVRGRGRARRDRRRRARRQPRGAGPLRHGDRHRVPARRRSRRRRADRARRRGHAPRAGAGRRGRRPGRGPRPGRPGAGRAGDMDRRAGLALTVAIALAGCGAAAVAGARVVGRGTLGYAVAYGDDALCTIELELRFALVVRDPVTGAVRARHDLGPAERDLPALAVADGVAWVGGADRQVRGLDLATGRVVATWPHGADVTALAIAGGHLAIADATGAVCLRRRADGALLQCAVIADGPLRALALDGATLVASDDGGAVALSVPGLVARARATPPSTIRGREVVLDGRVVARFAGPARAVARGPGGRAAAVGWIRELGDPSVVLLAAPVRRH, encoded by the coding sequence GTGACCCTCGACCCCCGGGCGGCGCCCGAGCGCCTGCGCGAGTTCCTCGACGCGGCGCGGGCCCGGGTCGACACCGAGCTGGAGCACCGGCTGATCGTGCCCGCCGTCGACCCCGGCCGGCTGCGCGCGGCGATGCACTACGCCGCCACCGGCCCCGGCAAGCGGCTGCGCCCGGCGCTGGTGCTGGCGGCCGCGGCCGCGTGCGGCGGCGACGACTCGAGCGCGCTGCCGGCGGCGATCGCGATCGAGCTGCTGCACGCGTACACGCTGGTCCACGACGACCTGCCGGCGATGGACGACGACGACGAGCGCCGGGGCCGCGCGACCGTGCACATCGCGTTCGGCGAGGCCATCGCGATCCTCGCCGGCGACGGCCTGCTGACGCTGGCGTTCGGCTGCCTGGCCGAGCTGGGCCCGCGCGCGGCCGCGGCGGTGGCGACCCTGGCGGCCCGGGCCGGCGCGGCCGAGCTCCTGGCCGGCCAGGCGATCGACCTGACGCTGGGCGAGCAGCCCGAGCACCGACCTGGCGACGATCGAGGACCTCCACGCCAAGAAGACCGGCGCGCTGTTCGCGGCCGCGGCCGAGCTCGGCGCGATCGCCGCCGGCGCGCCCGACGCCAGCCGCGCGGCGCTGGCCCGCTACGGCATGGCGATCGGCATCGCGTTCCAGCACGCCGACGATCGCGACGACGGCGAGCTGACCGAGCACGCCGCCGCGGCCACGCGCCGCGCGCGGGAGCTGGGCGCCGAGGCCGCCGCCCTGGCCGCGGGCCTCGGCCCGGCCGCCCAGGTGCTGGTCGAGCTGGCGACATGGATCGGCGGGCCGGCCTCGCCCTGACGGTCGCGATCGCGCTGGCCGGCTGCGGCGCCGCCGCGGTGGCCGGGGCGCGGGTGGTCGGGCGCGGCACGCTGGGCTACGCGGTCGCGTACGGCGACGACGCGCTGTGCACGATCGAGCTCGAGCTGCGGTTCGCGCTGGTCGTGCGCGATCCGGTCACCGGCGCGGTCCGGGCCCGCCACGATCTGGGGCCCGCCGAGCGCGACCTGCCCGCGCTGGCGGTCGCCGACGGCGTGGCCTGGGTCGGCGGGGCCGATCGCCAGGTGCGCGGGCTCGACCTCGCGACCGGGCGCGTGGTCGCGACCTGGCCCCACGGCGCCGACGTGACCGCGCTCGCGATCGCCGGCGGGCACCTGGCGATCGCCGACGCCACCGGCGCGGTGTGCCTGCGCCGACGCGCCGACGGCGCGCTGCTGCAGTGCGCGGTGATCGCCGACGGGCCGCTGCGGGCGCTCGCCCTCGACGGGGCCACGCTGGTCGCGAGCGACGACGGCGGCGCGGTAGCGCTGTCGGTGCCGGGGCTGGTCGCGCGCGCGCGGGCGACGCCGCCCTCGACGATCCGCGGCCGCGAGGTCGTGCTCGACGGGCGCGTGGTCGCCCGCTTCGCCGGACCGGCCCGGGCCGTGGCCCGCGGCCCCGGCGGTCGGGCCGCGGCGGTCGGCTGGATCCGGGAGCTCGGCGATCCCTCAGTGGTCCTCCTAGCCGCTCCGGTGCGACGTCATTGA